The following are from one region of the Sulfurimicrobium lacus genome:
- a CDS encoding energy transducer TonB has translation MGNRNTNKWLPVLGLVLLAHAGAWYGLSHLRADIQPPRPLPVIEVALLAPPPPPQPKIVPHTPEPPRPEPRPKLRQADPAPRPPLPQQADPAPRPPLPQQAEPALEQVAVAAPVAPTVPAPEAPARSAPEPVLEAPRFHAAYLNNPPPTYPMAARRRGIEGRVLVRAEVQTDGSCSRVELKAGSGSDSLDQAALEAVRKWRFIPARRGSQLLTAWVEVPITFKLEN, from the coding sequence ATGGGAAACCGGAACACGAACAAATGGCTGCCGGTCCTCGGCTTGGTGCTGCTCGCCCACGCCGGCGCCTGGTATGGACTGAGCCATTTGCGCGCCGATATCCAGCCGCCCAGGCCGTTGCCGGTAATCGAGGTGGCGCTGCTGGCGCCGCCTCCGCCGCCGCAGCCCAAGATCGTGCCGCATACGCCCGAACCGCCCAGACCGGAACCCAGGCCGAAGCTTCGCCAGGCCGACCCCGCGCCGCGCCCGCCGCTCCCGCAACAGGCCGACCCCGCGCCGCGCCCGCCGCTCCCGCAACAGGCCGAACCGGCGCTGGAGCAGGTTGCCGTTGCGGCACCGGTCGCGCCCACGGTGCCGGCTCCGGAGGCCCCGGCCAGGAGCGCCCCGGAACCGGTGCTGGAAGCGCCGCGTTTTCACGCCGCCTATCTCAACAACCCGCCGCCGACCTATCCCATGGCGGCGCGCCGGCGCGGCATCGAGGGCCGCGTGCTGGTGCGCGCGGAGGTGCAAACCGACGGCTCGTGCAGCCGGGTCGAGCTGAAGGCCGGCAGCGGCTCGGATTCGCTCGACCAGGCAGCCCTCGAAGCGGTCAGGAAATGGCGCTTCATACCCGCGCGCAGGGGCAGTCAGCTGTTGACCGCGTGGGTTGAAGTGCCGATTACATTCAAATTGGAAAATTAG
- a CDS encoding ExbD/TolR family protein translates to MALHTSSQQSAMADINVTPLVDVMLVLLIVFIVTAPLLMQAVKVDLPKTAAVAPLKQTQTIQLAINAQGTVYIDQRPIHFDILETELKNLRAATPDINVQLHADENVKYGRVAQVMAAINRAGISKLGFVTLPQ, encoded by the coding sequence ATGGCCCTGCACACTTCCTCGCAACAATCCGCCATGGCGGATATCAACGTCACTCCCTTGGTGGACGTGATGCTGGTACTGCTGATCGTGTTCATCGTCACCGCGCCGCTGCTGATGCAGGCTGTCAAGGTTGACCTGCCCAAGACGGCGGCCGTCGCGCCGCTCAAGCAGACCCAGACGATTCAGCTCGCCATCAATGCGCAGGGCACGGTCTACATCGACCAGCGCCCCATTCATTTCGATATTCTCGAAACCGAGCTGAAAAATCTGCGCGCCGCGACGCCCGACATCAATGTCCAGCTGCACGCCGACGAAAACGTCAAATACGGCCGCGTGGCGCAGGTCATGGCCGCGATCAACCGGGCCGGCATCAGCAAACTCGGGTTCGTCACCTTGCCGCAGTAG
- a CDS encoding TlpA disulfide reductase family protein, whose protein sequence is MNMRRTLGFILIWIWAYSAQAASPAPRPFVPGSMKEVASAHAGKPFILAFWSLSCIYCKANLEQLGKLLEEYPQLPLVLVSTDTVEESAAIAAVLDKYGLGQAQSWVFADSFVERLHFEIDRRWRGELPHTYFYGATHQARVVSGKLDEAETVNWIKREVVR, encoded by the coding sequence ATGAACATGCGTCGAACCCTGGGTTTCATCCTGATCTGGATCTGGGCCTACAGCGCCCAAGCCGCCTCCCCGGCGCCCAGACCGTTCGTTCCGGGGAGCATGAAGGAGGTGGCGTCGGCCCATGCCGGCAAGCCTTTCATTCTCGCTTTCTGGTCGCTCAGCTGCATCTATTGCAAGGCCAACCTGGAACAGCTGGGCAAACTGCTTGAGGAATACCCCCAGCTGCCGCTGGTACTGGTCTCCACCGACACGGTGGAGGAAAGCGCGGCGATTGCCGCGGTGCTGGATAAATACGGGCTGGGTCAGGCGCAATCCTGGGTATTCGCGGACAGTTTCGTGGAGCGCCTGCATTTCGAAATCGACCGCAGATGGCGTGGAGAATTGCCGCACACCTATTTTTACGGCGCCACCCACCAAGCGCGCGTGGTAAGCGGCAAGCTGGACGAAGCGGAAACGGTTAACTGGATAAAACGCGAGGTTGTTCGCTAG
- a CDS encoding MotA/TolQ/ExbB proton channel family protein encodes MFGHSTSTIVAATLWLLIAFSVASWTLIVMKGWLQWQQTRQNRAFSKAFWNAHGLSQAEAAAAQAEGPLARLCNNGFEALQEMQKGGEHSLQNSGDKQTVLERRLRAQVEKEQHALESGLMVLASVGSTAPFVGLFGTVWGIMHALQDISRTGSAGLDVVAGPIGEALIATAIGIATAIPAVLAYNYGLRQVRLQVAELEAFANDFLHLALKSGFTLK; translated from the coding sequence ATGTTTGGACATTCGACTTCGACCATCGTGGCCGCGACATTGTGGCTATTGATAGCGTTCTCCGTGGCATCGTGGACGCTGATCGTGATGAAGGGCTGGCTGCAATGGCAGCAAACGCGCCAGAACCGGGCGTTCAGCAAGGCATTCTGGAATGCCCACGGATTGTCGCAGGCCGAGGCTGCGGCGGCTCAGGCGGAGGGGCCGCTTGCACGGCTGTGCAACAACGGATTCGAAGCCCTGCAGGAAATGCAGAAGGGGGGCGAACACAGCCTGCAAAACAGCGGCGACAAGCAGACTGTGCTGGAGCGCCGCCTGCGCGCCCAGGTCGAAAAAGAGCAGCACGCCCTGGAAAGCGGCCTGATGGTGCTGGCGAGCGTCGGTTCCACCGCACCTTTTGTCGGCCTGTTCGGCACGGTGTGGGGCATCATGCACGCCCTCCAGGACATCAGCCGCACCGGCTCGGCCGGTCTCGACGTGGTGGCCGGGCCGATCGGCGAAGCCCTGATCGCCACCGCCATCGGCATCGCCACCGCCATCCCCGCCGTGCTGGCCTACAACTACGGCCTGCGCCAGGTGCGCCTGCAGGTGGCGGAACTGGAAGCCTTCGCCAACGATTTCCTGCATCTTGCCCTCAAATCCGGCTTCACGCTGAAATAG